From a single Girardinichthys multiradiatus isolate DD_20200921_A chromosome 17, DD_fGirMul_XY1, whole genome shotgun sequence genomic region:
- the LOC124882770 gene encoding protein FAM180A isoform X2: MESEHNNKQIKNNALYPSAHRIKRGAYSLINPTFLRSEEDTKLLFEILLAGMQIPGEDHPLLIPDEELASLRSVKKLEVICEDVLPKKLSDIRRLMADLAPRWQPLNWQDFERTVLTLVYTSQMLAQINNQHQKELWMDTLVQLAQAVQHDLRPS, from the exons CTCTGTATCCATCTGCACACAGGATAAAGCGTGGGGCATATTCCCTGATTAACCCCACATTCCTGCGCTCGGAGGAGGACACTAAACTGCTTTTTGAG ATTCTTCTTGCAGGAATGCAGATTCCAGGCGAGGATCACCCCCTCCTGATCCCAGATGAGGAGCTGGCCTCGCTACGAAGTGTGAAAAAATTGGAAGTGATCTGTGAGGACGTGCTGCCAAAGAAGCTTTCTGATATCCGTCGTCTGATGGCAGACCTGGCCCCGAGGTGGCAGCCTCTCAACTGGCAGGACTTTGAGAGAACGGTGCTGACTTTAGTCTATACCTCACAGATGCTTGCTCAAATTAATAACCAGCACCAAAAAGAGCTGTGGATGGACACGCTTGTGCAACTGGCCCAAGCTGTTCAACATGACCTCAGACCCTCCTGA